The DNA region GCGATGAGAGCGTGATGGTTTTTTCAGGTGGTGGTCCGGGCTTGCTAGAGGTAAGAGCCATGATGACAAGGCAATCGCCGGACGTAACGGCCTTCACCCTCCCTCTCAACCACCCCGTGGACCCAGCTGTTGACGATGCCATCTCAACAGCTTCTTATATTATTGATAGAGATCTACACcacaccaaaccaaaacacaatccaatcataaatcaaaaacaacatcactATCTCCACCACAACATGCAGAGCCACAcctatcaaatcatcaacatcaCAGATCCAATTGCATGCAAATCAATACGACAATGACATGCTCAATACGACACTACTCTGAATCACTATCTCTATCGAATTACAATCCAATCCATAACAGCTCGCCGGAGCGAGGAGTTTTCCGGTCAAAGACCTCGCAATTGCGTAACAAAAAACAACGAAATTCCGATGAGTGATCGGAGAAGACAGACAGATAcatatagagagagaagagatagagagagatcTGAAAAtgtgagagagaaggaataCCAAGCAGGATCGGATCCGGTGGGCCTGGCTGTCAGTTCCTGGTTCGGATCTAATCCAGGCGGATTTTGGATCCTCAGTTCGTGCAAATGCGTCGTCGGAGCGGCGGATCACAGCGGCGAGAGAgcgagagaatgagagagataAACACAGAGAGACTTCGTTATGGCTTCGGAGTTTCACATTATATAGTAGACGATGACGAGCTGAAGCCAGCCAGGGCCTTATTTTTATACCTCCGTTTTCGCTACTAATTACCCAAAATACCATTGTGATGTGAAAATGCCCACACGAAATTGCTTTCCTTTTCTGGAATTTCATCATTTATTACGCTGTGATTTAATGCGAATTACCCAAACAGCCCGTCGGCAACTAAATACTAATCCTGCATTCTAATCCCTAAATATATTCTGACAAGGATTGAGACAAATTAACCGGCCTGTTTTATGATGTCATATTTTTGCTAAATGCTAAACCTTGATTTCCTCCCCTCCACGGCTCATCGATGAATAAAGACGTCATCAAACTGCCCAACAAACACTATTAAGTTGGTCTTCTGCCCATATAAATGCTCAacaggtaaaaaaaaaaaaaaaacatattatgagaaagtaaaaataaagatTGTAGTAGACggaaaaggggaaaaaaatgATCACCGCGTAATAAAATGGAGTAAAAAGtgaattgtatatatgatcttgcatatgcatgattgGGCATTACTGCATACCTTATTTATGAATATAGATACGTAAGTGGTCTAAATTGGCATAAAAACTGCATTATAGAATCATatctatgaacaaattatgaGTACCCAAGTCAAACGTGCAGTAAAAATGCTTGATCAAAGTTATATAATTGAACACACGTGATTTGtgtcaacaaaacaaaatttattaataattgaAGATAAATGTAACGATCGAATGAAGTTACAACAAAACGTAGGTGGTTTATAACGCctaaaacaacaaatttgtgCATGTTATTTACTCGATGACTAAACTATACAATCTTTCACTTGTATGATTTAACAATAGCCGACAAAAAGTTTCGCATTgattaacaacaaaaactgtAATGATCATTCGGTCTGAAAAGACGAACCGAGATTAAATACAAGACACGTGTAGTAAATTGATATAAGAGGTGAACTACATGATCTTGGACATTAAGCATTGATTGATGAAACAATCATCGTTAACTAGAATAAAGATAAGTGTAACGGTTGAATGATCTTAGTAACCACATAAATCAAATCGACAAAACCAGTACGCGTTACTCAAAAAGTAACGAAAAAGTATGCGTCAGATTTGATTTAGTATTTGACTAAAAAGTATCATATTGACTTACAACGATATCTCTAAGGATTAAAACTATCTATCTAAAAAGACAAATTGAGATAACATACAAAACACATGAGAGAAATTAGCGTAAGGAGCGCTCTTGTGTATACATGATTTAGCATTGATAGAAGGAACGATCACTATGAATGAAATAAAGACAATTGCAACGGTCAGTCAAGTAGCCTAAGTCAAACAAGTTgatcaaattagctaaaacacaaaaactttCACATTGACATAAGAGATTGAATCATGCCATAGAGTGGACGTACTTTAAAATTTAGAATCAATTATGAAAATACAATATTAAGTAATTACAATCTGCATATGCATAAGGATTTAATTGTCCACACCAAACAGTATAACATTTTGACATTCAACCCCTATTGATATTATGATTGACGTAATAACTatcattttataatttataccAAAGACCAAATGAGAGAAAAAAGTAagaatgataatttttttgttgggtccAAAATTAAATGTGTCCGTTGTTTTAACCGAATTTCAGAATCCATAAATACTGacacaaaataaattttctaACGACATGAGATTAATGAAGATTTTCTTATGtgctttattctttttcaagtAATCACGCTTTTAGACAACAGTGACATTTCACATATCTATGCAGGATGTGGCAGGAGCTCTTTTTTACCATTTCGGGTAAAAAAATCTGACCACGAGTAAAAGACAAAACTCAGAGTCtgagtgaggaagaagaaacccGTGACAGTGCAACTGGTACTCTTCCAAAAACTGAACCGACTTGCTTTGCGTAACCGAAACAAGAACAGAGAAACGGCAAAGTACGCGTTACACTCACTTTCTTGTTGCTGTTCTTCTCTTTGCAGACAACCATGAAtctatgatttttttaatttctgggtgatttgtttttttttgttttcgtttgATTTTCGGGGTTGTTTGGAGTAATTTTTGGGAGGAGGAACCCTAATGAACCAATGTTTGGAATCAACACTCTTGCTGCTACACATTGAAGTGATTAAACGAAGATTCTGTGTTTTAAACTTAACATGGCTTTGATATTAACTATTCCTAGAAAAATAATAACCAAAACACCAACACATTCGATTAAAATAAGAAGCTACATGTCTTAAGCAACACAATAATTTCGTCACATAAAGGATTAGGCAAACAACACACACTTTACAGCATGGAACCTCTTCTATATAATAAGAGTTGTAAAGTACAAAATTAGCTTTAGCATCGAACATTTCCCAACAAGTGCAAGCGGCAGTTACATTGCTTTTGAAGATGCACTAGCGTGCGAGCTAGTGCTTAACAAACTCTCGGTCGCTTTTGGCTCAAGTCATTTGGTCCGAGATCATCAATGGGAGGTCTTTGCTTGTGGTGATCAGTCGCCGACTGGTATGCCATTGCCAATGCCAGGGCCTGCACAAGgagttttactttttagttctTACTAGTTGGACTTGTTATTGCTAAGAATGTAATGTAAAACAAAGTAGACTCACAATGTGATCATGGTGAGGGGGAGCATAAATTCCGGTGGTGATTGTGGCTCTTCGACGACAGTCGTTGCAAGGCGGATCAGACACCTTGGGGAATCCAGATGGAACAACGATTACGGGCATCCCTACCAGGTTTCCCATACAAACTCTCTCCCAATCAGTGGCATTGCCAATGAATGCGTCAACAGTGAAGCCCTCTCTTACTTCTCGAATTAACTTCCCCCTTGCTCTCTGAGCCTGTAGATTATGAAACGAGTAATTAAATCTGTTATGAACGATGATCTTGAATGTTGACGAGCCTAACAGACAAAATTATGAGCAAGTACACTGGACGGCTAACTTGGCAAAAAAGTTGGCTAATAAAAGTTGACTATAAGGTTGTTTGGACCACTGTTTTCAATAAAAGATCTCAACTTTGGTATCTTCATTGAGTTCATTCTGGCTAAACAACTAACCTGACCAGACCACTAGAATGCCACTATAAAGGTCAAAAGAGCTCATCCACAGGATACACCAGAACGAGGTTTGTCATGACATGTAGATAAGCAACAAACCTGGACATAGTCCACTGCTGGAAAAATGCGTGCACGACGCAGCTCAGGAGGCCATTGATCTTGTGactcaaaatcatcatcctTCCCTGACCGCTGCCACTCATCAAAGTGAGCCAATGTATCCACATCCATAGTAAAGCTGGCAATACCAACTGAATCAACCTCATATTTCAGTTTAAAAGGGACCATATTAACACCTTTCGTTGCTAGAACATGAACAACCTGGCATAAGCATAGAGAGGAGGTTCAACAAGATTATTCCAAAGCTCAATAATGCCAAAACGTCTATTGATCATCTTGCCTCAGCcataaattaaaacaataaaaatgtcAACAGACCCCATACCTCCTGCTCAGCGTCGTCGACATATCCAACAGTAAGCTTTGTTATGTCAACCAGGAAAGGATCCTCAAACGCAATGTCTCTTGATGAAAGATCATCTGGATCCTTTCCTCTAATAGCATCCAGAATTATAGCACAATCTGCGGCAGTTCTGGAGACAGGACCAAGCTTATCCTACATCAAACACATACAAAGAAGATCAGAACATAAGATTAAGATCACACATATCATTGGTACtgcagaagaacaagaagatcaaAACTGTACCAAGCTTTCTGATAGGCTCATAACACCGGTTCGACCCACACACCCAAATGTTGGACGCAATGCTGTCACCCCACAACGTGCAGCAGGTAGAGTCATGGAACCAACCGTTTCTGATCCAATCGAAAATGGTACCATACCTGTAAAAAACTCTTCTTAAGCAGCAACTACTACTAAAAGACTTCTCCTATATACACATACATCTATAAAGCTCATATAGATACCAGATAAGCACTTGAATAAGCTAGCAAAAGATTAGTTATCGATCGAAACAAAAAAGTTCAAGAGAAACAGAAGTAAATGACAATGCTGATCAGCTTGTATTTGGAAAACACCTGCTGAGGTGCAAGCAGCAGGTCCAGATGATGAACCAGTAGTGAATTCCTTGATATTCCATGGGTTCCTTGTCCTACCCCCAAACCAGATGTCATCATAAGCTAATGATCCAGAAGCAAGCTTCGCAACAAGAACTGCTCCTGCAGACTTCAGCCTACGTGTACACATATGAATGATAAAACATTCTTAGATACTAGAAAATAAAGTTTCCACTTGACCAAAATATGTAGctgttattaatttttgagAGATTTAGGACCTCTTGTAAACCCAGGCCTCCATGTCAAGAACTTGATCCTTGTAAGTTTTTGAACCCCATGTTGTTTTGTAGTGGGGAACTGATATTATATCCTTTAGTCCATAAGGAATCCCATGGAGAGGACCTAAAAACAAATGTGTATAATTAAGGCGAAGGTAAGCAAATCAGCATAGATTACTATAACAATTTCAAGGGCAATAAAGTGTGACGGTTTATCCGGTTATAATCAGAAAAGAAATGTACCCAAATACACCCCTTGGGCGAGCAATCCATCAGCCTCTTTTGCTTGCTGGTTAGCTAACTCTTCAGTGTAGGTAACCACTGCGTCAAGAACAGGATTGTGCCTATGTTTCCACAATGTATCAAGTCTCACATACATGATCACACATAAGAAACTCGTGTTTGTTACAACTCACACTTACCTCTTCAATCTTTGCATGAATATTTGAGTAAGCTCCTGGGATGTAATTTGTTTTGTCCTTATAAGCTCGCCCAATTCCAGAACCTGAAACTCACTCAAAAAGTATATATCAACCAATGTTGCGTGAATAGGCTCGCAATTAATTGTGACACAAAGAGCATGAGAGCCTTTAACTTACACTCATAAAGGCAATGTCATCATCACCATGTGGTCTTTGAATCccagagagagaagaacaTTTGAACCTTTTGCTTGGGTTTTGTGCTTTGTCAATGCCCCAATCCGGAACAAAGACCAAACAAGACGGGTCATTCAACCCTCCATTAACAGAAGCAACAAGCTTTCGGTTGGCTCTGATTGTAGGGATATTGAACTTTTTTGCACCCTTCACAAGCTCTAgcaactaaagttgataaaaacagaacacaattatgaaaaatctcaaCATTTGTCAGCAGAACGAAAACTAAAAGCTTATGATCAAATCACCTTCTCATCACTAAAGAAGTTGGCATCTATTAACCCAAGCACCCTTTTGAGGGACGCAACATCTGTGATATTTTCAGGTGACTCACCGTTTTTCTCACTGTCCTGATCAACGAAACAGAATAAGAAACTTGCAATGAATCTCAAATGGGATTAGTACTTGAATGTCTTTGCCATTTTGACTGATACTTTTACCTGAACATATGCTTAGGCAAATGAGCTTTAACTTTCTGGGAGACCATTTTCCATACATTTTTAAAAGTTCTCACCTGTTTTGCATATGTTCATTAGGCTACAATCTATGATGTTACATTTTCAATGACGCTGAAAATAAGCTACAACATTCTACAATCTTCACAAGTTTG from Fragaria vesca subsp. vesca unplaced genomic scaffold, FraVesHawaii_1.0 scf0512956, whole genome shotgun sequence includes:
- the LOC101309694 gene encoding glutamyl-tRNA(Gln) amidotransferase subunit A-like, translated to MVSQKVKAHLPKHMFSEKNGESPENITDVASLKRVLGLIDANFFSDEKLLELVKGAKKFNIPTIRANRKLVASVNGGLNDPSCLVFVPDWGIDKAQNPSKRFKCSSLSGIQRPHGDDDIAFMSVLELGELIRTKQITSQELTQIFMQRLKRHNPVLDAVVTYTEELANQQAKEADGLLAQGVYLGPLHGIPYGLKDIISVPHYKTTWGSKTYKDQVLDMEAWVYKRLKSAGAVLVAKLASGSLAYDDIWFGGRTRNPWNIKEFTTGSSSGPAACTSAGMVPFSIGSETVGSMTLPAARCGVTALRPTFGCVGRTGVMSLSESLDKLGPVSRTAADCAIILDAIRGKDPDDLSSRDIAFEDPFLVDITKLTVGYVDDAEQEVVHVLATKGVNMVPFKLKYEVDSVGIASFTMDVDTLAHFDEWQRSGKDDDFESQDQWPPELRRARIFPAVDYVQAQRARGKLIREVREGFTVDAFIGNATDWERVCMGNLVGMPVIVVPSGFPKVSDPPCNDCRRRATITTGIYAPPHHDHIALALAMAYQSATDHHKQRPPIDDLGPNDLSQKRPRVC